TGCATCTTTTTATACCCATTATGCACCCTCTATTAGATCTAATTTTTCCCCTGGCTTCAGGGTAATTATTGCTTTTTTAGCTTTATTTGTTTTTGTAAAATAAAAACCTACTCGTTTAACCCGAGGTTTAATATTGATCACATTTACTTTGTCAACCTTTACCTTAAATAATTCCTCAAAGGCTTTCTTAATCTGAACCTTATTTGCTTCTGGATGAACTTCTACAACAACTTTATTCTGTCCCTCTTTAAGATTTAAAGCTTT
Above is a genomic segment from Thermodesulfovibrio aggregans containing:
- the rplW gene encoding 50S ribosomal protein L23; amino-acid sequence: MDIYSIIKKPIFTEKALNLKEGQNKVVVEVHPEANKVQIKKAFEELFKVKVDKVNVINIKPRVKRVGFYFTKTNKAKKAIITLKPGEKLDLIEGA